A genomic region of Mitsuaria sp. 7 contains the following coding sequences:
- a CDS encoding endo alpha-1,4 polygalactosaminidase, with translation MKRSLIRSMATGLATAAALTLGLTAATGAQAQSWWKPGVNTTWQWQLTGTLNTGYNVAVYDIDLFDTTAQTIAGLKAQGRKVVCYFSAGSSENWRADFGSFNAADMGKALDGWAGEKWLDTRSANVRAVMLSRLDLAVSKGCDGVEPDNVDGYTNSTGFPLTAATQLDYNKYLANAAHGRGLAIALKNDVDQLAQLEPYFDMAVNEQCNQYDECGGYSVFTSKNKPVFNAEYASKYKKNTNGARDKLCTKMTAAKIRTLVLPLDLDDAYRYSCN, from the coding sequence ATGAAACGATCGCTGATCCGTTCGATGGCCACCGGCCTCGCCACCGCCGCCGCGCTCACGCTGGGCCTCACCGCCGCGACCGGCGCGCAAGCGCAGTCGTGGTGGAAGCCCGGCGTGAACACGACCTGGCAGTGGCAGCTGACGGGCACGCTCAACACCGGCTACAACGTGGCCGTGTACGACATCGACCTGTTCGACACCACCGCGCAGACCATCGCCGGGCTGAAGGCGCAGGGCCGCAAGGTCGTCTGCTACTTCTCCGCCGGCAGCTCGGAGAACTGGCGCGCCGACTTCGGCAGCTTCAACGCCGCCGACATGGGCAAGGCGCTGGACGGCTGGGCCGGCGAGAAGTGGCTGGACACCCGCTCGGCCAACGTGCGCGCGGTGATGCTCAGCCGGCTGGACCTGGCGGTGTCCAAGGGCTGTGACGGCGTCGAGCCGGACAACGTCGACGGCTACACCAACTCGACGGGCTTCCCGCTGACGGCCGCGACGCAGCTCGACTACAACAAGTACCTCGCCAACGCCGCCCACGGCCGCGGCCTGGCCATCGCGCTGAAGAACGACGTCGACCAGCTGGCGCAGCTGGAGCCGTATTTCGACATGGCCGTCAACGAGCAGTGCAACCAGTACGACGAGTGCGGCGGCTACTCGGTGTTCACGAGCAAGAACAAGCCCGTGTTCAACGCCGAGTACGCCTCCAAGTACAAGAAGAACACCAATGGCGCGCGCGACAAGCTCTGCACGAAGATGACCGCCGCGAAGATCCGCACGCTGGTGCTGCCGCTGGACCTGGACGACGCCTACCGCTACAGCTGCAACTGA